One Chitinophagaceae bacterium C216 genomic window carries:
- a CDS encoding Alpha-ketoglutaric semialdehyde dehydrogenase 2, producing MKDDTPMPEIEKCMESAWRAFHVYKKYSLRERAHFMRTIAAELEKRSELLIATAAAETHLPIERLQSELKRTTFQLTSYADACERGDWLEARVDTADSNRMPAKPDLRKMQVPLGPVVVFGASNFPFAYSTAGGDTACALAAGCPVVVKGHPAHIKTSELAAEAILAAAKACHMPDGIFAHIRGASFEVGKALVMHPHTKAVGFTGSFQGGKQLFDWAHQRKEPIPVFAEMGSINPVFLLPEKMKESAAEVAKQYGASITLNVGQFCTNPGLLIGIDNEDLNIFIEVLSKEISGVLPEPMLHQGICENFYNKRSNALSQSHVELLAVSQTSPKENEGYPTLAATSAEAFINNPILHEEVFGPYSLIVKCRNIAEMMAVARCLEGQLTSTLIATDNDVINNEELVSQIQNLCGRFILNGVPTGVEVCLAMQHGGPFPATTDSRFTSVGADGIKRFTRPVAFQNWPNHLLPDALKDENPLGIWRTVNNTFTRDKIISD from the coding sequence ATGAAAGACGATACTCCAATGCCCGAAATCGAGAAATGTATGGAAAGTGCCTGGCGTGCTTTTCATGTATACAAAAAATATTCCCTTCGTGAGCGTGCGCATTTTATGCGTACCATAGCTGCGGAGTTAGAAAAACGATCGGAGTTGCTAATTGCAACCGCAGCAGCGGAGACGCATCTGCCTATAGAGCGGCTACAATCTGAATTAAAAAGAACTACTTTCCAACTTACTTCTTATGCAGATGCATGTGAAAGAGGCGACTGGCTAGAAGCGCGCGTTGATACGGCTGATTCTAATCGGATGCCAGCCAAACCCGATTTAAGAAAGATGCAGGTGCCGCTCGGCCCGGTAGTAGTTTTTGGCGCCTCCAATTTCCCCTTTGCCTACTCTACTGCGGGAGGAGATACGGCTTGTGCATTAGCCGCGGGATGTCCGGTAGTGGTAAAGGGGCATCCGGCTCATATCAAGACGAGTGAACTGGCCGCAGAAGCTATTCTAGCTGCAGCAAAAGCATGCCATATGCCCGATGGTATATTTGCACATATACGTGGTGCATCGTTTGAGGTAGGGAAAGCGTTAGTCATGCATCCTCATACAAAGGCAGTAGGATTTACCGGTTCGTTTCAGGGAGGAAAGCAGTTGTTCGACTGGGCACATCAGCGTAAAGAACCTATTCCTGTATTTGCCGAAATGGGAAGTATCAATCCGGTATTCTTATTGCCCGAAAAAATGAAAGAATCGGCAGCCGAAGTAGCCAAACAATATGGGGCATCCATCACTCTAAATGTCGGACAGTTTTGTACGAATCCCGGATTGCTTATTGGCATCGATAATGAAGATTTAAACATATTTATAGAGGTGCTGAGTAAGGAAATCTCTGGCGTTTTGCCGGAGCCTATGCTACATCAAGGCATTTGTGAGAATTTTTACAATAAGAGAAGTAACGCCTTGTCGCAATCTCATGTAGAACTTCTGGCTGTGTCACAAACCTCTCCCAAAGAAAATGAAGGTTATCCTACTTTGGCTGCAACTTCTGCTGAAGCCTTCATCAATAATCCTATACTGCATGAAGAAGTGTTTGGCCCCTATTCGCTGATTGTGAAATGTCGGAATATTGCGGAGATGATGGCTGTAGCCCGCTGTCTGGAAGGGCAGCTCACTTCAACATTAATTGCTACGGACAACGATGTTATCAATAACGAAGAACTGGTAAGCCAAATACAGAATCTGTGCGGGCGTTTTATTTTAAACGGTGTACCTACAGGGGTAGAAGTATGCTTAGCGATGCAGCACGGAGGACCTTTCCCGGCTACTACCGATTCTCGTTTTACATCCGTAGGAGCAGACGGTATTAAAAGGTTTACCAGACCGGTTGCATTTCAAAACTGGCCCAATCATTTGTTGCCCGATGCCCTCAAAGATGAAAATCCGTTGGGGATCTGGCGTACCGTAAATAATACCTTTACACGCGATAAAATTATTTCGGATTAG
- the panB gene encoding 3-methyl-2-oxobutanoate hydroxymethyltransferase, whose amino-acid sequence MSVNKEVKRVTTNTLVKMKAAGEKISMLTAYDFSFARIMDQAGIDVILVGDSASNVMAGHETTLPITLDQMIYHAASVIRGIKRCLVVVDLPFGTYQSNSEIALASAIRIMKETGAHAIKMEGGAEVIESVKKIVSAGIPVMGHLGLTPQSIYKFGTYSVRAQEKAEADKLKADAKLLQEAGCFALVLEKIPALLAKEVAESLHIPVIGIGAGKYCDGQVLVMHDMLGINTEFKPKFLRQYLNLFELTTEAVKSYIHDVKSGDFPNEKEQY is encoded by the coding sequence GTGTCTGTAAATAAAGAAGTAAAACGAGTTACCACCAATACACTGGTGAAGATGAAAGCAGCGGGGGAAAAAATAAGCATGCTTACCGCTTATGACTTTTCCTTCGCACGTATTATGGACCAAGCTGGTATTGATGTTATTCTGGTAGGCGATTCGGCATCGAATGTGATGGCCGGGCACGAAACTACATTGCCCATCACACTGGATCAAATGATTTATCATGCCGCATCAGTGATTCGAGGTATTAAAAGATGTTTGGTTGTTGTAGACCTCCCCTTCGGCACGTATCAATCTAATTCAGAAATCGCACTGGCTTCCGCCATCAGAATCATGAAAGAAACCGGAGCACATGCCATTAAAATGGAAGGAGGAGCAGAAGTTATCGAATCTGTCAAAAAAATCGTCAGCGCCGGTATTCCGGTCATGGGACATCTCGGACTTACTCCACAGTCCATTTATAAATTCGGTACCTACAGCGTGAGAGCACAAGAAAAAGCCGAGGCAGATAAACTCAAAGCTGATGCTAAATTATTGCAAGAAGCAGGTTGCTTTGCTCTCGTGCTAGAAAAAATCCCCGCATTATTGGCTAAAGAAGTAGCAGAAAGCCTACATATACCGGTGATTGGCATCGGTGCGGGAAAATACTGCGACGGACAGGTGCTGGTAATGCACGATATGCTGGGTATTAATACAGAGTTCAAACCCAAGTTCCTAAGACAGTACCTGAACTTGTTTGAACTCACTACGGAGGCAGTAAAATCCTATATCCACGATGTTAAGAGCGGCGACTTCCCCAACGAGAAGGAGCAATACTAA
- the ppx1 gene encoding Exopolyphosphatase 1, with product MKLAAIDIGSNAARLLIADVLHYKNQPPEFIKSNLVRVPLRLGFDVFETGAISPLKAQQLLETIKAYKLLLNAYGIKYVKACATSAMRDAQNSKEIIQKIKDETGIEIEIISGDLEATLIYETHIAEGLNKENLHMYIDVGGGSTEITFFQNGELLYKHSFNIGTIRILKQQVKEAQWEEIKDYIRTHTRHEKKIVAIGSGGNINKVFSLSKKKEGRPLPHSLLRDYYKELSHLTVQERMRLYKMREDRADVIVPALLIYTNILKWAGATEILIPKIGLVDGLVRTLYEDILHNL from the coding sequence ATGAAATTAGCAGCAATAGATATCGGAAGTAATGCAGCCCGGCTCCTCATTGCCGATGTACTGCACTACAAAAACCAACCGCCGGAGTTTATCAAGTCCAACCTGGTGAGGGTTCCGCTACGCTTAGGTTTTGATGTATTTGAAACCGGAGCCATATCCCCGCTGAAGGCCCAACAACTCCTCGAAACCATTAAGGCTTACAAACTTTTGTTGAATGCTTACGGCATAAAATATGTAAAGGCTTGTGCTACCTCAGCCATGCGAGATGCCCAGAATTCTAAAGAGATTATCCAAAAAATTAAAGACGAAACCGGCATCGAAATCGAAATCATTTCCGGCGACCTTGAAGCTACCCTTATCTACGAAACCCACATTGCCGAAGGTTTAAACAAGGAAAATTTGCATATGTATATTGATGTGGGTGGTGGCAGTACCGAAATTACCTTTTTCCAAAATGGGGAACTTCTTTATAAGCACTCATTTAATATCGGCACCATCCGAATTCTGAAACAACAGGTAAAAGAAGCCCAATGGGAAGAGATAAAAGACTACATCCGCACGCACACAAGACATGAAAAGAAAATTGTCGCCATTGGGTCGGGAGGTAATATTAACAAAGTATTTTCCCTCTCAAAGAAGAAAGAAGGTAGACCTCTCCCCCACTCCCTACTACGAGATTATTATAAAGAACTGAGCCATCTTACCGTACAAGAAAGAATGCGATTATATAAAATGCGAGAAGATCGAGCCGATGTGATTGTACCTGCGCTTCTTATCTATACCAATATTTTAAAATGGGCAGGCGCTACCGAAATTCTAATTCCTAAAATAGGCTTGGTAGACGGACTCGTACGCACCCTTTATGAAGATATTTTGCATAATTTATAA
- the acoA gene encoding Acetoin:2,6-dichlorophenolindophenol oxidoreductase subunit alpha, whose translation MATKFSKETYLYWYELMQLIRQFELTAEEKYKMEGKIRGFFHAYVGQEAIAAGCMTATRPEDIFITGYRDHGLAIAKGISVESCMAELYGKATGCAKGKGGSMHFFGKKENFYGGHGIVGAQIGTGTGLAFAENYKGTDNVVLCFFGDGAARQGILHECFNLAMLWKLPVVYICENNQYAMGTSVERTSNVTDISKLGLSYEMPSQAVDGMNPETVHEAVAEAVKRAREKGGPTLLEIKTYRYKGHSISDPQKYRTKDEVENYKSKDPIQVLRKTMLENKYATEEALKEIDARCDEVVAAAVKFAEESPFPNDDEVLKDVYVDPHYPFIVD comes from the coding sequence GTGGCAACAAAATTTTCTAAAGAGACGTATTTATATTGGTACGAATTAATGCAGTTAATTCGTCAGTTTGAGCTTACAGCGGAAGAAAAATATAAGATGGAAGGTAAAATACGCGGGTTTTTCCACGCGTATGTAGGACAGGAAGCTATTGCTGCAGGTTGTATGACTGCTACCCGTCCCGAAGATATCTTTATAACCGGCTATCGCGACCACGGTTTGGCAATTGCCAAGGGTATATCGGTAGAAAGTTGTATGGCCGAGCTGTATGGTAAGGCTACCGGTTGTGCCAAAGGTAAAGGCGGTAGTATGCACTTTTTTGGTAAAAAAGAGAATTTCTACGGAGGTCATGGAATCGTAGGTGCCCAAATAGGTACCGGTACGGGTCTGGCCTTTGCTGAAAATTATAAAGGCACCGACAATGTAGTACTTTGCTTCTTTGGAGATGGTGCAGCACGTCAGGGTATCCTGCACGAGTGTTTCAATCTTGCGATGCTGTGGAAATTGCCGGTTGTTTATATCTGCGAAAATAACCAGTATGCCATGGGTACTTCCGTAGAGCGTACTTCCAATGTAACCGATATTTCCAAGTTAGGATTGAGCTACGAGATGCCTTCCCAAGCTGTTGACGGTATGAATCCCGAAACCGTTCACGAAGCTGTAGCAGAAGCCGTAAAACGTGCACGTGAGAAAGGTGGTCCTACCTTACTGGAAATAAAAACCTATCGTTACAAAGGACACTCCATCAGCGACCCTCAGAAATATCGTACCAAGGATGAGGTGGAAAACTATAAATCAAAGGATCCCATTCAGGTACTCAGAAAAACTATGCTTGAAAATAAATACGCAACCGAAGAGGCGTTGAAAGAAATTGATGCCCGTTGCGATGAGGTGGTTGCTGCTGCAGTAAAATTTGCAGAAGAAAGCCCATTCCCGAACGACGATGAGGTACTGAAGGATGTTTACGTAGATCCTCACTATCCGTTTATTGTTGACTAG
- the cpoB gene encoding Cell division coordinator CpoB, giving the protein MAANTKKTVEQEALATNDSVEKIKGLWEKSGKTISLILGVLIVAIGGFFAYQQFVTKPKIAEALDKSYKAEEYFRMDSINLALNGDGVNPGFEKIASTYSGTPAGNLAKFYAGVCYIKLNQNDKAIKFLEDFSTDSKPVQQRAYLLLGDAYGDLGKGDKALEYYKKAANHFVEDQQTASTALFRGAFLAQHVLNNKNQAIELYKELKEKFPRTQYGFEADKYLAQLGVYNVN; this is encoded by the coding sequence ATGGCAGCGAATACTAAAAAAACGGTTGAACAAGAGGCTCTTGCAACCAACGATTCTGTGGAAAAGATAAAAGGCTTATGGGAGAAAAGCGGTAAAACCATCAGTCTGATTTTGGGTGTATTGATTGTGGCTATAGGTGGTTTTTTTGCTTACCAGCAGTTTGTAACCAAGCCTAAAATAGCCGAAGCGCTGGATAAAAGCTATAAGGCTGAGGAATACTTCCGTATGGACTCTATCAACCTGGCTTTAAACGGCGATGGCGTTAATCCGGGTTTTGAAAAAATTGCTAGTACGTATAGTGGCACTCCGGCCGGCAATCTGGCTAAATTTTATGCAGGGGTGTGCTATATCAAGCTGAATCAAAATGATAAAGCAATAAAGTTCTTAGAAGATTTCAGCACTGATTCTAAGCCCGTACAACAGCGCGCTTATTTATTGCTGGGCGATGCCTATGGTGATTTAGGTAAAGGCGACAAAGCGCTGGAGTACTACAAAAAGGCAGCAAATCATTTTGTAGAAGATCAGCAAACAGCTTCTACTGCATTGTTCAGAGGTGCATTTCTGGCCCAACATGTACTGAACAATAAGAATCAGGCTATCGAATTGTATAAAGAGTTAAAGGAGAAATTCCCCCGTACTCAATACGGATTTGAGGCTGATAAATATCTGGCTCAATTAGGAGTTTATAACGTAAACTAA
- the ribH gene encoding 6,7-dimethyl-8-ribityllumazine synthase: MASLGNSNLVNINTGIFKQDAFIVLVKTEWNADIVDELERGCLKILQQNNARVETIVVPGSVEIPFAINKHWAKAKKKMDEPHAYIALGCVIRGETPHFDYVCRMVADGILHLNLHLPVPTIFGVLTVNTVEQALDRLGGKHGHKGEEAAITAYKMIEVE, encoded by the coding sequence ATGGCTTCTTTAGGTAATAGTAACTTAGTTAATATCAATACGGGCATCTTTAAACAGGATGCCTTTATTGTTTTGGTGAAAACAGAGTGGAACGCAGATATTGTAGATGAACTCGAACGCGGTTGTTTAAAGATACTGCAGCAAAACAATGCACGTGTGGAAACCATCGTAGTTCCCGGCAGTGTGGAAATTCCGTTTGCCATCAACAAACACTGGGCAAAGGCTAAAAAAAAGATGGATGAACCACATGCCTATATTGCATTGGGATGCGTGATACGTGGCGAAACCCCTCATTTCGACTATGTATGCCGTATGGTAGCTGACGGTATATTGCATCTGAATTTGCACTTACCTGTGCCCACCATTTTTGGGGTACTGACCGTAAATACTGTAGAGCAGGCCTTGGACAGGCTGGGCGGTAAACACGGCCATAAAGGCGAAGAAGCTGCTATTACAGCTTATAAAATGATTGAGGTGGAATAA
- the lutA_1 gene encoding Lactate utilization protein A has product MHNVHIFIPCFVDQLFPETGFNMVKVLERFGCKVHYNPEQTCCGQPAFNSGFWNESKAVCTKFINDFKQAEYIVAPSASCVGFVRNYYPKLFNESALHNEVKSLRSRTYEFSEFLLNVLKVQDCGATLKGLATYHDSCAALRECKIKQGPRTLLENVRGLVLREMKDVETCCGFGGTFAVKYSGISIGMAEQKVENALDTEADYIISTDLSCLMHLQGYIDNRGYKIKTMHLADVLASGW; this is encoded by the coding sequence ATGCATAACGTACATATTTTTATTCCATGTTTTGTGGATCAGCTGTTTCCCGAAACAGGGTTTAACATGGTGAAGGTGTTGGAGCGTTTTGGGTGCAAGGTGCACTATAATCCAGAGCAAACCTGTTGCGGACAGCCCGCTTTTAACTCAGGATTTTGGAATGAGTCTAAAGCCGTGTGTACTAAGTTTATCAATGATTTTAAGCAAGCGGAATATATTGTAGCCCCCAGCGCCAGCTGTGTGGGATTTGTACGTAATTATTATCCCAAGTTATTCAATGAGTCTGCATTGCATAACGAAGTAAAATCCTTGCGCAGCCGAACTTATGAGTTCTCCGAGTTTTTGCTCAATGTATTAAAGGTGCAAGACTGTGGCGCTACATTAAAAGGGCTGGCTACTTATCACGACAGCTGTGCTGCCTTACGAGAATGTAAAATAAAGCAAGGCCCCCGTACGCTATTGGAGAATGTGCGTGGGCTGGTATTGCGTGAGATGAAGGATGTAGAAACCTGTTGTGGTTTTGGTGGTACCTTTGCTGTAAAGTATTCCGGCATCTCCATAGGTATGGCCGAGCAAAAAGTAGAGAATGCCTTGGATACGGAGGCGGATTATATCATCAGTACCGATTTATCCTGCCTGATGCATTTGCAGGGATATATCGATAATAGAGGGTATAAAATAAAAACCATGCATCTGGCGGATGTATTGGCCAGCGGCTGGTAA
- the smc_4 gene encoding Chromosome partition protein Smc produces MTIRERNKVRLERIADIATRWIGSTASLIFHTIFFIVAFLLPALHVMSFDQMLLVLTTVVSLEAIYLAIFIQMAVNKNTKDIEIIQEDVEEIQEDIEEIQEDVDEIQEDVEEIQEDLDEIQEDVEEIQEDVEELQEDSDEDEDAYGTPTKPQPYYHASQGPNAAPSNQLAHIENLLVQLQKEIAELKKQ; encoded by the coding sequence ATGACCATAAGAGAGCGCAACAAGGTAAGACTGGAACGCATTGCAGATATTGCTACCCGATGGATTGGCTCTACTGCATCGCTGATATTTCATACTATATTTTTCATTGTAGCATTTTTGCTTCCGGCGCTACATGTAATGAGCTTTGACCAAATGCTTCTGGTGCTTACCACCGTAGTATCGCTGGAAGCCATCTATCTAGCCATATTCATTCAAATGGCTGTAAATAAAAATACCAAAGACATCGAAATCATTCAGGAAGACGTGGAAGAAATTCAGGAAGATATTGAGGAAATTCAGGAAGATGTGGATGAGATTCAGGAAGACGTGGAAGAAATTCAGGAAGACCTTGATGAAATCCAAGAGGATGTGGAAGAGATCCAAGAAGATGTAGAAGAGCTACAAGAAGACTCAGATGAGGATGAAGACGCATACGGTACCCCCACCAAACCGCAGCCCTACTACCATGCCTCACAGGGGCCAAATGCTGCGCCATCCAATCAGCTAGCCCACATCGAGAACCTGCTGGTGCAATTACAAAAAGAAATAGCAGAATTGAAAAAACAGTAA
- the yheI gene encoding putative multidrug resistance ABC transporter ATP-binding/permease protein YheI: MRHLSVLGKYFWKYRLRLSAGILFVVLSNYFSVLSPQLMRFIINYVDKALSLTKHDFVENAGEYDVLVQKVIRWIDQERTVAQVVVVGSLVILGLALLRSFFMFLMRQTIIVMSRHIEYDQKNEVYAKYQQLDTSFFKQHRVGDLMNRIAEDVSRVRIFTGPAIMYIVNLVSVIALSVFFMLQSSKELTFYVLIPLPLLAIIIYFVNNTIHKKSERIQEALSDLTTNAQESYSGIRVIKSFVQEKNMFEFFRINAETYRKNAISLAKTEAVYFPSINLLIGISTLLTIMIGGLYYINNEHNISLGTIVEFVVYVNMLTFPVSAIGLTASMVQRAAASQKRLNEFLDIQPEIQDSPDAKDVKLEGNIDFNNVTFTYPDTGIVALKNFDLHIKKGEKVAITGRTGSGKTTVAQLLLRMYNAQEGSIQFDSIPIEQIRLASLRNQISYVPQDVFLFSDTVENNIRFGIPHASKEAVREAAKIAGLEKEIEGFANGYDTMIGERGVTLSGGQKQRISIARAIIKDTAIVIFDDCLSAVDAKTEKEIMSRLNPYLEDKTAIIITHRVFSLLQFDRIIVLDEGAIVEQGTHEELMRIPDGFYARLYARQQEGREE, encoded by the coding sequence ATGAGGCATTTAAGCGTTTTGGGGAAATATTTCTGGAAGTATAGGCTGAGGTTGAGTGCCGGTATCCTGTTTGTGGTGCTGTCCAACTATTTCAGTGTACTTTCTCCGCAATTGATGCGTTTTATTATCAACTATGTTGATAAGGCGTTATCCCTAACTAAGCATGATTTTGTGGAAAATGCGGGAGAATACGATGTTCTGGTACAGAAGGTGATTCGGTGGATTGACCAAGAGCGTACTGTGGCCCAGGTAGTGGTGGTAGGCAGTTTGGTGATATTGGGCTTAGCGCTTTTGCGTAGCTTTTTTATGTTTCTGATGCGGCAGACCATCATTGTAATGAGCCGCCATATCGAGTATGACCAGAAGAATGAGGTATATGCCAAATACCAGCAGTTGGACACTTCCTTTTTCAAGCAGCACCGAGTGGGCGACCTGATGAATCGTATCGCGGAGGATGTAAGCCGTGTACGTATTTTTACGGGACCGGCCATCATGTATATTGTAAATTTGGTGTCGGTGATTGCATTGAGCGTATTCTTTATGCTGCAAAGCAGCAAGGAGCTCACTTTCTATGTGCTGATACCATTGCCTTTGTTGGCTATCATTATCTATTTTGTCAATAATACCATTCACAAAAAAAGCGAACGTATACAGGAGGCTTTGTCGGATCTTACTACTAATGCACAAGAATCTTATTCTGGTATAAGGGTTATTAAATCTTTTGTGCAGGAGAAAAATATGTTTGAGTTTTTCAGAATAAATGCTGAGACTTATCGTAAGAACGCCATTAGCCTAGCTAAGACGGAGGCAGTGTATTTCCCTTCTATCAATTTGCTCATCGGCATCAGTACTTTACTGACCATAATGATTGGTGGACTTTATTACATCAATAATGAGCACAATATCAGTTTAGGTACCATAGTAGAGTTTGTGGTGTATGTGAATATGCTGACCTTTCCTGTAAGTGCTATAGGTCTTACGGCGAGTATGGTACAAAGAGCGGCGGCCTCCCAAAAGCGTCTGAATGAATTTCTGGATATTCAGCCCGAAATACAAGATAGCCCCGATGCTAAGGATGTAAAACTGGAGGGAAATATCGATTTCAATAACGTTACATTCACTTATCCCGATACGGGAATTGTGGCATTAAAGAATTTCGATTTACATATTAAAAAAGGGGAAAAGGTGGCTATTACCGGACGTACCGGTAGTGGAAAAACTACAGTAGCACAGCTTTTACTGCGTATGTATAATGCGCAGGAAGGCAGTATTCAATTTGACAGCATTCCTATTGAACAGATTCGTCTGGCATCGCTTCGCAATCAGATCAGCTATGTGCCACAGGATGTATTTCTGTTCAGCGATACGGTAGAAAATAATATTCGTTTTGGCATTCCGCATGCGTCGAAGGAGGCGGTTAGGGAGGCTGCGAAAATTGCAGGACTGGAGAAGGAAATCGAAGGCTTTGCAAATGGGTATGATACCATGATTGGCGAGCGGGGTGTAACCTTAAGCGGCGGGCAGAAGCAACGTATATCTATAGCCCGAGCCATTATTAAAGACACGGCGATTGTGATTTTTGATGACTGTCTGAGCGCTGTGGATGCTAAGACCGAGAAAGAGATTATGTCGCGCCTCAATCCATACCTGGAGGATAAAACTGCGATTATCATTACGCATCGGGTATTCTCCCTGCTACAGTTTGACCGAATTATTGTGCTGGACGAAGGCGCTATTGTGGAGCAAGGTACTCATGAGGAGTTGATGCGTATACCCGACGGGTTTTATGCTCGTTTATATGCTCGTCAACAGGAGGGGAGGGAAGAATAA
- the glpG_2 gene encoding Rhomboid protease GlpG: MDITITLVIVVLTVVVSLMGFNNSKIIDNLIFYGPAIAQRNQYYRFITCGLIHADFMHLAFNMLALYSFGVILERQFFASPQIFGREAGVYYLMLYVGGLIVSSMPDYFKHRDNYYFRSLGASGAVSAVIFSCIVLYPRLPISFFFLPGIPGWLFGLLYMIISAYLNKQGGGNINHGAHLWGAVYGIVFTVLFVSLKGNINVWENFLYNLRG; encoded by the coding sequence ATGGATATTACTATTACGCTTGTTATTGTGGTACTTACCGTAGTGGTATCTTTGATGGGATTCAATAATTCCAAGATTATTGATAATCTGATATTCTACGGCCCTGCTATTGCTCAGCGCAACCAATATTATCGCTTTATAACCTGCGGACTGATTCATGCCGATTTTATGCACTTGGCGTTTAACATGTTGGCACTATACAGTTTTGGGGTAATATTGGAACGACAGTTTTTTGCTTCGCCACAGATTTTTGGAAGGGAGGCGGGGGTATATTACCTCATGCTATATGTAGGCGGGCTCATTGTATCCAGCATGCCGGATTATTTTAAGCACCGGGACAATTATTATTTCCGCAGTTTGGGCGCTTCTGGCGCAGTGTCGGCTGTGATTTTTTCCTGTATTGTACTATATCCTCGTTTGCCCATCAGTTTTTTCTTTTTGCCGGGAATTCCAGGCTGGTTATTCGGTTTGCTGTATATGATTATTTCAGCTTATCTAAATAAGCAGGGTGGGGGCAATATCAATCACGGTGCACATTTATGGGGAGCCGTCTATGGGATTGTATTTACCGTACTGTTTGTATCTCTGAAAGGAAATATTAACGTGTGGGAAAATTTCCTTTATAACCTAAGGGGATAG
- a CDS encoding Putative zinc metalloprotease, with translation MLYTLAINWSNVGIQVAQLLLSLSLLVLLHEFGHYITARWFGCRVEKFYLFFDPWFSLFKKKVGETEYGIGWLPLGGYVKISGMIDESMDKEQLKQPPKPYEFRTKPAWQRLIIMLGGIIMNVLVAFVVYAMILFVWGEKKVPMSSLKYGIAVTDSLMSEIGLRSGDKILSVNGEPIEYFDDLAAKILIGSKQIEVERDGQRLTIDVPVNLIGKLVESRRKKAYMFTERVPAYVGDYNPKFKMDTLGGYKAGLRKMDLITAIDSIPVQFYDELSPILSAKKNSTVTLSVLREGQPLTLTAQVNEDGKIGIPLLTDEEYQQLGAYSVEKREYGFLAAFPAGVRKAGEKLKAYIDQFALILNPKTEAYKGVGGFKAMGSIFPTYWSWEAFWNITAFLSIVLAFMNLLPIPALDGGHVMFTLYEIVSGRKPSDKFLEYAQMVGMVLLLALMLYANGNDWFGWGK, from the coding sequence ATGCTTTATACTTTAGCAATTAATTGGTCTAATGTGGGTATACAGGTAGCACAATTGCTTCTATCCTTATCCCTATTGGTTTTACTGCACGAGTTTGGTCATTATATTACGGCTAGATGGTTTGGTTGTAGGGTGGAGAAATTTTATCTCTTCTTCGACCCGTGGTTTTCGTTGTTTAAGAAAAAAGTGGGCGAAACCGAGTACGGTATCGGATGGTTACCGCTAGGTGGTTATGTAAAAATCAGCGGTATGATCGATGAGAGCATGGACAAGGAACAACTGAAACAACCTCCGAAGCCCTATGAATTCAGAACCAAACCGGCTTGGCAACGTCTGATTATTATGTTAGGCGGTATTATTATGAATGTGCTGGTAGCATTTGTAGTATATGCCATGATTTTGTTTGTGTGGGGCGAGAAAAAAGTACCTATGAGCTCTTTAAAATACGGTATTGCCGTTACTGACAGTCTGATGAGTGAAATAGGTCTGAGATCTGGCGATAAAATTCTTTCTGTAAATGGAGAACCGATCGAATATTTCGACGATCTGGCAGCAAAAATACTCATCGGCAGTAAGCAAATAGAAGTAGAGCGCGACGGACAACGTCTTACTATCGATGTGCCCGTAAACCTGATCGGTAAATTGGTAGAAAGTCGCCGTAAGAAAGCATATATGTTTACGGAACGGGTACCCGCCTATGTGGGAGATTACAACCCGAAATTTAAAATGGATACACTGGGTGGCTATAAGGCAGGTCTCAGAAAAATGGATCTGATTACAGCCATTGATTCTATTCCCGTACAGTTTTATGATGAGCTGTCTCCCATCCTGTCTGCTAAGAAAAACAGCACCGTTACCCTCTCGGTTTTAAGAGAAGGCCAGCCTCTTACACTTACTGCACAGGTAAATGAGGATGGCAAAATTGGTATCCCATTATTGACGGATGAAGAATATCAGCAACTAGGTGCGTATAGTGTAGAAAAACGTGAGTACGGGTTTTTAGCAGCCTTCCCGGCTGGTGTAAGAAAAGCAGGAGAAAAATTAAAAGCTTATATCGATCAGTTTGCACTGATCCTGAATCCTAAAACTGAGGCTTACAAAGGTGTAGGCGGTTTCAAGGCCATGGGATCCATCTTCCCTACTTACTGGAGCTGGGAAGCCTTCTGGAATATTACTGCCTTTTTATCCATTGTGTTGGCATTCATGAATTTACTCCCCATTCCGGCACTGGATGGAGGCCACGTGATGTTTACCCTTTACGAAATCGTCAGTGGCAGAAAACCCAGCGATAAGTTCTTGGAGTATGCCCAAATGGTGGGAATGGTACTATTGCTAGCACTGATGTTATATGCCAACGGTAACGACTGGTTTGGCTGGGGAAAATAG